ATGACGTCATCTGCAAAGCTTTAATAGGAACTGGTCGACCCCGAGATTTTTGGCGAATCGAGGTATACAGGTAAATGTTCATTCATTTGAATCTCGACACGTAAAAAAGTGTGTAATTAGCGACGTTTTTTCGTGGGGGTTGCGTTCACGGGTTGAGTCAGCAAAGGCCAAAAAGGTGGCTCACGCGGTTGCTGTCAGACGCGTGAATTGTTGCGGTTTTCTGTGCAGAAACGACGCAGTCAATGCGTGTCAAGGCCAACACGCACtgaaaatatcgaatattTAATATTCTCAAGtctttaaatatatttttctagaATACGTTGGCCATTCATCACGCGGGAAAGCATAGGGGCAATGGTGACAAAATGGTTATAAATCTCTACCCGCCTTTCGTCAAAATCAAAAGATGAGTGGTCATTTGAGGATAAATCACACTGCACCTTGATGAATTTAGCTCCTTTTTTGGCCAGGTAAAATTACCCCACAATTATTGGTGGCGTGAATGAATGTGATCGTGCaccttatttctttctcttataGTCTTTTCACGTATCACTCGAGCCCTTCCTTTTTCGGGGAGGaatctttagaaaaaaaaggggaggatgAAATAATATTGTGATTAAAGATGGACGGGCAGCAGATACGGTAGCcaagaaaaatgtatttaaattGATTTCCTTTGTGAATAGAAAACATCTGGGGGATATTGGGTGGAGTCAGACATCATTAGACTTTGGATTCCGAGTTACACAAAAGAAGGAGGAGgctaataaaaataagaggcttattattttgaccagttttcaaaaatcaataagaTTTAATGGGATTAATcgtcatttttaaaagaaaagaaaaggcttttcatatttcttttttgaaaaaggccAGCGGCATTGCGTAGCTAGACACGTTTCGAACTTTCGCTCTTATTTTTCCAAACATCTGttatcttttgttgttttttgtgtaCGTACGTCCGTGTGTCGTATACATTTATGCAGCAATTATGCAATATCGAGCGGCACCGAGTTAACATATTCCGTCTCCTTGGCGCCTCACCAAATCAATTCCCAACCTCAATGATCATTTCCATCAATTACTCGACTCACCTTTGACCTACGATCATCTAAACCAcatcaaaaaatagtttatgAAACGAGCCACTCGATCCTGATTGTTCCGAATAGAATCCTCTGATTAAAACACGttaaaaagagtaaaaaagaaTCAGATGTCGATCTCTCTGGCCAGTCGTCTACACACCTGCGTGATTTCTTCACGCACGATACAGGAACTCTCTCCTCCTCCCCCCACCGACGGCAGAGAAAACGTTGGCCTTTGCCAATGATCTACTGTCCAGTACCTCAATGGAAACTGGAAGTGTATTGGAGAGCCCCAAACAGGATGACACACATTTGCGCTGAAATGATTGATAATGGTATGAAATtacattaaagaaaattgttcaTTTCTCATCGAGAATGCCCATATTTTGAcctaatttttgaaaattgtaaACGACTTCCTCCTGGACGAGATTAAATGACATGGCGATCATGGCCAGGCCGACGACCAGGTAGACGATGCAGGCCACCAATTTCGTCTGCCCTTGTTCCAGGACTTTGGAGCCGGGCACCAGATCGCCGAATCCGATGGTCGACAAGGTGATGAAACTGAAATAGGCGCCGTCCAGGTAAGACCATTCTTCCCAGGCCGAAAAGACGGCGGCTCCGATGCAGATGTAACCCACCAGAAAGGCCAACACGACAGAGACGGGCACCCGTTGCTGGCCCCCTCCCGATTTATTAACGACTGTTGGATTCAATTTACTCGTTTCATCTGCTGGAACGTTGCCCAGCAGTTTGGTGTCACTGCAAACAGCAGGTGGTGGTGAATCACCCATCATTCGATCGAGATGGCCTTCGTCCGCCTGGCCACCACTTTGAGCATCGCTGGTTGGCCAGTCGCTAATATGGACAGGCGTGCCGGcaacgttgttgttgttgcttgcCCGGCAATCGTAACGCGAACAATCGGCCAATAAGAAACGAGCCTTGTCGTTCAACTTGTCCGACGCGCTATAATTCAGCCCAGCAGACATTGTCCTAACTACTCCGTCAGCTGTTCGATCCTCTTCGATGACAATGTCGTAATCCCGTTCAGCCAATTCGGCTAAATCTTGGGCGGACAGACCatcatccatttttctttccttcttttcgaCTTGCGTGGCTGTTGTTGGGGGCACAGCTGTTGCTCTATAAACCGGCGTTAAAGTGGACAAGACGACACCTGGTTGCGTCaatgttttcaattgttcTTGATGATGTTCTCGTCTTCGTTGTTGTCTCCTCTGGTTGCAGCAACAGTGTCGACTGGAACACCACAAACAGCAGTAAAGTTTGCCGAATGCAAATTGGAAGCTGCTGGCCATGAACGTGCCCAAATTAGAGAGGCACAACAGCATCAAGGGGATTCCTAATTTATCATTTAGAATTTCAttaataaaatgaataacaaaaggaaatggatAGTTCTCTTGTTACTGTTCTCTGAAGAGAATAGTTACACAACACTGACGGCAGAAATGTGAGCCTCTCATGTTCCTGCACTTCGTGTGAATGTCAAAGATTGTTACCCtttcgtttttgaatttgGTAACAAGGTGCTGGTCATTTGAGCAGAGGAAACGAAATTTCCGGTTGAAATTAGAAACCACCTTTTTGGTAAGGGCAGTGCGTCGTTTAAGAAACGTTGGGGAATGATTGATACATTAAGCACAggacaaaatgtttttctataCAACAAACACGTAAACAATGGTGGATTCGAGTGAAAGTCAAAATGGATTTAATGAGCGGAAATTGTATGCACTGACGTGGGCGTGACAAATGCAATCATTATGTGTTTAACGCACGTGTTACTGTATATTAGCCTAGATATTTAACAAGACATCTTTATTAACACTTGCTTATTATCTGTGACGTCACTTGCCCACTTGTTCTAACCTTGGCCTCGTTCAAACATGTGCGCACATGTTTTCAAACATTGATGCACCAATGATTTGTGtaaatatttatgaaaatatCTTTTGACGCTAACACTATCGCAGTCAAAGTAGACCGAAAAAATGGCCATAAAAATGGCCATGCATTTATTCACCTTTATTGGCCatccttttttccttcaattttAACACCAAATTTTCTTGGCATCGGTATGGACTATCGAACCAAAAATTTCGTTTCTACTGTCGGATTGCAACGACTGATTGGAGGGGTTGCTGCCAAATCCATGCATAATTAGAACGAAAATTTCATCTACGAGTGATGACATTGAAACAAGAACGAAAAACtggtttgtttcgttttgctttCAGACAAGTCTCTCTTTGAAACTGAACTAAGCCGGTAGCCCAAATACCGTCATCCACCGTTCACTTTTATGCTTATCtttaaacaaattattttttttttaaatcagattTCCTGTCTCGTAAGATATCAATACCAGCCTACATATTTACCAAATTCATTCAGACTTTCTTGACCTATCCTGTGTGTGTATATCCACACAAACTGTGCAGCGGCACACATTTGGGAAGCAACTGCAGTTGTTTCAAAACATGATCACTTGAAGACAAAAGCTTTAGCTGTTCTGGTCCTTTGGAGCAATTTCTTCTAGCAtagtggaaaaagaaatcagaattgaaacagttgcttACCTATAAGGGCATAGATGATGGTAACCACTTTGCCAGGACCAGTCTTCGGAGCCAGATTGCCATAACCTGAGCAACAAACAGAAACatgataacaaaaaagacaTGGAACTGGTTTCACATTGAGGCAATAcatttattattgatttctaAACAGAGTTCATGATTCACTGCACTCTGTATTATATGATCAGCAACATAAATCATTTTATTGATGTCTAAAAgttattctttttgaaatgtcaATGTTTGCCTGTACCATTTGGCTGTCGTAACTGTCTCTCGAACACGTAAGATAGCCATAACAATCAACATCCGGCTGTGTCAACCGACTGAAATTTCTGGAACTATTCGAGCATGGAACAGAACAAGAGACACGTTGActtattgttgcacaaatGAGTGGCGCTTGTCCAAAAAGTTAACCGGTTATacttatttaaatatttttgtttttgccaaaGACTTTCAATCGGCCTTTTATGTCCCAAGAGATATTGATGACGGGGGAAGGGAGAGATACTTGACAGCTTAAAAGATCAGAAGTGgtgcaaattatttaaatttttcatatttttgtaCACCAAAACTCCAAGGCCATTTTCTTCCTTACCCATCCCCCCCAAATTTTTCTCCTCGTGGGAATAGAACGACGACAGTTAAAAATTATGCATTTTttaatcttgttttttgtgtgcTCTGGTTCTCATTTCTCatgtttatcttttgtttacaTCTAAGCATATTATAGGAGAATTCCAACAGAGAGCTCCTGCTGCTGTTATTGGGTTAAAAGTGCCAATAAACATCACGTCGGCAGCCAGCGAGAAAATATGTGAATAAATAAACACAACAATTAAAACTAGAACAGACTTTGACGCGTCGTCTGGTCCattattcctttttaaacgttcaaaaaatcagctcttttttcacgttttgttTATGCAACTATTTCAACAGCTTATGGCAACATGGTCAATAATTTCACCAtaaattgaaatgtttttttttttttcttttaaaatgttaTCGTGCACGTCAGTTATGGGATTTTCGTGATCGAATCTCGAACGAGCTGTTCGTCCAGCACTGACCACGGGCAGTCGCTAAGAGATTCCCGTCAGTGAGATACGGGACACGTTGGCGACCAACACATTCACGAACGAGAAATAACAGCCCACCCAAAAATAATTTCgtcttttccttcctttttttttttaaagaaagaagaaaaataagagaggATTGACGTAAtcaaaacagaagaaaatccGAGGGCAACGTCTCGTTGGTCGCACAACTATTTAGTCCACACGACATCGCAAACTGCACGCACGCAGCGTCTCGGTCTGTATACATAAtacatca
The nucleotide sequence above comes from Daphnia carinata strain CSIRO-1 chromosome 3, CSIRO_AGI_Dcar_HiC_V3, whole genome shotgun sequence. Encoded proteins:
- the LOC130692793 gene encoding TWiK family of potassium channels protein 7-like — protein: MGSTRLRQSSLEERYRKCLRISLTFLFSQVGLMALVVAYSAAGAVLFEWLEADQEIEPRRKILQIRLDCLERLSQLNYYSTGTSTANSTELWAIKAGALLKAFETEVVKATKLEGYDGKEVDDAERQWSVSGALLYSITVITTIGYGNLAPKTGPGKVVTIIYALIGIPLMLLCLSNLGTFMASSFQFAFGKLYCCLWCSSRHCCCNQRRQQRRREHHQEQLKTLTQPGVVLSTLTPVYRATAVPPTTATQVEKKERKMDDGLSAQDLAELAERDYDIVIEEDRTADGVVRTMSAGLNYSASDKLNDKARFLLADCSRYDCRASNNNNVAGTPVHISDWPTSDAQSGGQADEGHLDRMMGDSPPPAVCSDTKLLGNVPADETSKLNPTVVNKSGGGQQRVPVSVVLAFLVGYICIGAAVFSAWEEWSYLDGAYFSFITLSTIGFGDLVPGSKVLEQGQTKLVACIVYLVVGLAMIAMSFNLVQEEVVYNFQKLGQNMGILDEK